In Bradyrhizobium sp. 195, the sequence GCATATTCGACTCTGCCGGTCTCGACGCTGCGCCGCCTCAAGGTGCTCTGCGACATGGGCGGCCCGGTCGCCGCCCAAGCCGCGATTGCGCAACTGGCATTGGCCTCGGGTCTCTATGCCGGTCCTGTTATCGGCGAGATGAGCGTGCCTGAGATGGGTTTCTACGATCCCGCGCGCGGCGTCATTGCCGCGCCGGTGGGTGACGAGGGAAAGCCGCGCGCACTGGTCACGTTCTATCGCTCCTATCTCACCGCCGCGGACACGGGCCCGGTCGATGCGCTGATCGCCGCGCTGCGCGAGAAGGGCTTTGACGCCTGTGGCGTGTTCGTCACCTCGCTGAAGGCTGCGGGCGTCGCCGACTGGCTGCGCGCCTATCTCGCGCAAAATCCTCCGGCCGCGATCATCAACGCGACGGCGTTCTCGGCCCTCAGCGACGACGGCACGACGGCGTTCGACGCTGCATCGTGTCCGGCGTTCCAGGTCGCACTTTCCACGGCGCGGCGCGAGGACTGGGCGGAGTCGCTGCGTGGCCTCTCGCCCGGCGATCTTGCGATGCATGTCGTGCTGCCCGAGGTCGACGGTCGGCTGTTCACGGGCGTGGTGAGCTTCAAGTCGGCGGCCGAGCGCGATCCCGATCTGCAATTCTCGCATCTGGCGCACAGGCCCGACGAGGAGCGCGTGAGGGCTGTCGCCGGACGCGTCGCTGCCTGGCGACGCCTTGTGGAGAAGCCCGCCGGTGAGAAGCGGCTGGCACTCGTGCTCTCGAACTATCCGGGACGCCCGCACCAGATCGCGCACGCCGTCGGTCTCGATGCGCTGGCGTCTGTCGAGGCCTTGCTGTCTGATCTTGCGGAGGTCGGTTTCGATGTTGCGCCGGTCCATGCGCTCGGCGAAACGCTGCTCAAGCGGCAACTGACCTGGCGCGTTGCCGACTATCGCGTGGCGCTTTCGCGCCTGCCGCAAGTCTTGCAGGATGATCTCGCGCAAGCCTGGGGCGTGCCGGAGGATGATCCGAGCTGTCGCGACGGCGCGTTCCACTTCGCTGCGATCCAATGCGGTCAGTCTGTTGTCGCCGTCCAGCCCGAGCGCGGCGATGCGACGACGCGCGATGCCGACTATCACGATCTCGCCCGTACGCCGCGCCACGCCTATGTCGCGTTCTATCTCTGGCTTCGGCAGCAGGCCTGTGATGCAGTCGTGCACATGGGCGCGCATGGCACGCTGGAATGGCTGCCCGGAAAATCCGTGGCGCTGTCATCGCGCTGCTGGCCGGAAGCGCTGGTCGGCGATCTCCCAATCATCTATCCCTTCATCGTCAACGATCCCGGCGAGGCCGCGCAGGCCAAGCGGCGTATCGGCGCGGTGACGATTGGCCATCTGCCGCCGCCGCTGGAAAAGTCTGCGGTGCCGGAAGGGCTGCGCCGGCTCGAACGTCTCCTCGACGAATACTCGACCGCCGACGGTCTCGATCCCGCGCGTCGCCAGCGGCTGATCGCTGCGATCCGTGACGAGGCCCGCGCCGCGGGCCTCGAAGACGATCTCGGTCTGGATGCTTCGGCCGCACCGGCCGAAGCCATTCCGCGGATCGACCGCTTCGTCTGCGATCTCAAGGAAAGCCAGTTTGGCGATGGCTTGCACGTGTTCGGCCGCGGCGTCTGCGGTGACGCCGAGCGGGATGCGCTGCGTTCCGCGCTCGCAGGCCAGCGTGTCGCGCCGGGTCCGTCGGGCTCGCCCTATCGCGGCCGCCAGGACGTGCTGCCCACCGGGCGCAATCTCTTTGCCGTCGATCCGCGCGCGGTGCCGACGCCATCGGCGCATGCGCAAGGCATCAGGCTCGCCGAAGAGTTGCTGCGCCGTCACCTGCAGGATCACGGTGACTGGCCGAAAGGCCTCGTCGTCGATCTCTGGGGTTCGGCGACGATGCGCACCGCCGGCGAGGAGTTTGCGATGGCGCTGCATCTGGCGGGCCTCGCGCCGCGCTGGGATTACGCCTCCGGCCGCGTCACCGGCTACGACATCATCGCGCCGGCCGAGCTGGGCCGGCCCCGCATCGACGTCACGCTGCGCGTCTCCGGCCTTTTCCGCGATGTCTTCTCAGGCCTTGCGCAATTGTTCGAGGCCGCTGCCGAGGCGCTCGCAACGCGCGAGGGAGAGGGCGATGAGAATCCGTACCGCCACCGCGCCTCCCGCGTGTTTGCGCCGCGCCCCGGACAATACGGCGTTGGTCTGTCGGCGATCCCCGATGCGTTCACGGCGGAGACGCGCGATGCCGCCGGCGAAGCCTGGCTGTCGGCATCGTCCTGGGCATTCTCGGCCGATGGCGAGATGCAGCCCGATCGCGCCGGCATCGAGGCGCGGCTCGCCTCGGCCGACGCCTTTGTCCACGTCCAGGACTTGCCGGAAACCGATCTGCTGCTCGCCGCCGACTATGCCGCGCATGAAGCCGGCGTTGCCGCGGCTGCAGCGCATCTCGGCGCGGCAGGACCATCGCTCTATCACCTCGACACGACGTGTCCCGAACAGCCGCACGCGCGCACGCTGACCGAGGAAATCTCCCGTGTCGTCCGGGCGCGCGCCGCCAATCCGGCCTGGATCGCCGGCATGATGCGTCACGGTTTTCGTGGTGCCGCCGAGATCACGGCGACGCTGGAGCACATGGCCGCATTCGCGCATCTTGCCGGCGCCGTGCCGCCGCATCTGTTCGATCTCTACTACGATGCGACGCTCGGCAATGATGACGTCCGCGCCTTCATGGCGCGTGAAAATCCGCACGCTCTCGCCGCGATGGAAACCTGTTTTGCGCGCTTGCACGATGCGGCACTCTGGCAAACGCGCCGCAATTCGATCGCGGCAGCACTGCGGGAGGCATCATGAGCGCGTCTGCGGTCAAGGGCTGGTGTCCCGGCGCGCTGCGGCCGATGCAATCGGGGGACGGGCTCGTGGTCCGCGTGCGTCCGTTCGGTGGGCGCCTTGAGGCACCACAAATCACGGGGCTTGCCGAACTCGCCGGGCAACACGGCAATGGTCTGATCGACGTGACGAGCCGCGCCAATCTGCAGATCCGCGGCGTCAGCGAGCAAAGCCATCGGCCGCTGCTCGAGGGCCTTGCGCAACTTGCACTGCTCGATCCCGACGCCGATATCGAAGCCCGGCGCAATATTGTGGTGATGCCGTTCTGGAGCGGCGGCGACCAAACCCAGTCGCTCGCCGCCGAGCTGGAGGAGGCGCTCGCCGACAGCGGCCTGGCGCTTCCCACCAAGTTCGGCTTCGCCATCGATGACGGAAGATCGCGGGTGCTCGCCGGCGATTCCGCCGACATACGCATCGAGCGCGATCGGTCGGGCCGTCTCCTGGTGCGGGCCGATGGTGCAAGCCTCGGCCGCTCCGTCGCTCGCGGCGAGGCCGTCAGCACGGCGCTGGCGCTCGCAAGCTGGTTCCTGGTCTCCGGCGGCGCGAGGAGCGGGCGAGGGCGCATGGCCGCCCACATTGCCTCCGGAGCGGCGTTGCCTCAATCGCTGCGCGGCGAGACCGAGCCCGCGCCCGTGATGGCGGCGTTGCGGCCCGGGCACTATCCGCAAGGCGTGATGGTCGGCGTCGCGTTCGGGCAGATGCTGCACACGACACTGCATCAATTCGCCAGTTGCGGACATGCGCTGCGCATGACGCCCTGGCGGATGGTGCTGAGCGAGGGCAAGCGCGAGATGCCGAGCGCGGCGGGCCTCATTACCGAGCCCTTCGACCCCGCGCTGCGCGTCATCGCCTGCAGCGGCGCGCCGCGCTGCCGCGAAGCCCATGCCGATACGCGCGCACTGGCCGCGGCGCTCGCGCCGCGCATCGCCGCCGATGCCCGCCTCCACGTTTCCGGCTGTGGCAAGGGCTGTGCCCATTCCGGCGCGGCCGCAATCACGCTGGTCGCGACAGGCGCCGGCTTCGATCTCGTCCGCGACGGCTCGACGCGTGATGAGCCGGTCCTGCGCGGCCTCAACGGCGCCGATATCGTCAGCGATCCCTCCATTCTGGTCGGAGGGCACTGATGCCGCACACTTACGAAACCGATGGCGCGGCGATCTATCGTCAGTCCTTCGCGACCATCCGCGCCGAGGCGGACCTTGCGCGCTTTTCGCCTGACGAAGAGCAGGTCGTGGTGCGGATGATCCATGCCGCCGGCATGGTTGGCCTCGAGGCGCATATCCGCTTCACGCCTGATATGGCGACCACCGCGCGCGCGGCCTTGCAGAAGGGTGCGCCGATCCTGTGCGACGCGCGCATGGTCTCGGAAGGGATTACGCGCGCAAGGCTTCCCGCGGCGAACGCGGTGATCTGCACGCTCGGCGATGCCGCGGTTCCCGCGCTGGCGCAATCGATGCGCAATACGCGCTCGGCCGCGGCGCTGGAGCTGTGGCGGCCGCATCTCGATGGCGCGATCGTGGCGATCGGCAACGCGCCGACTGCGCTGTTTCATCTGCTCAACATGCTGGAGGACCGCGACTGCCCGCGGCCGGCGGCGATCATCGGCTGCCCCGTCGGCTTCGTCGGCGCCGCCGAATCCAAGGCTGCGCTGATGGCCGATCCGCCGGTACCCGCGTTGACGGTCGAGGGCCGCCTCGGCGGCTCCGCGATCACGGTGGCCGCCGTGAATGCCCTGGCGAGCCGGAGCGAATAGCGATGGGACGCATCATCTGCTGCGGTCTCGGCCCTGGCGATCCTGATATGATGAGCGTGCGCGCGGACCGGACGGTGCGCGGCGCGAAGCACGTGGCCTATTTTCGCAAGAAGGGCCGGCCGGGCCAGGCGCGCCGCATCGTCGACGGCATGCTGGCGACGGACGTCATCGAATACCCCATGGAATATCCTGTTACGACGGAGATCGCCTTCGACAGCGTGGAGTACGTCCAGCTGCTCGCCGGCTTCTACGACGAATGGGCCGAGCGCCTGGCGCGGCTTGCGCGCGCGGTCGATGTCGTCGTGCTCTGCGAGGGCGATCCCTACTTCTACGGCTCGTTCATGCACCTGCACACGCGCCTGCAAGGCCGGGTCGAGATCGAGGTGATCGCCGGCATTCCCGGCATGGTCGGCTGCTGGAACGGCGTCGGGCAACCGATCGCGCTCGGCGATGACGTGACGACGGTGCTGATGGGCACGCTGGCTGAAGACGAGCTCGAGCGGCGCATGCGCGATTCCGATGCGCTCGTCGTCATGAAGACCGGCCGCAATCTCGCAAAGGTGCGCCGCGCGCTCGCATCCGCCGGCCGGCTGGACGATGCCTGGCTGGTCGAACGCGGCACCATGCCGGGCGAGCGCGTGGTTCGGCTCGCCGAGATCGACGGCGCCGACTGTCCCTATTTCGCGATCGTGCTGGTTCACGGCAAGGGCCGGCATCTGGACGCCGCCGAATGACTGGTACCTTGACCATCGCGGGCCTCGGGCCGGGCAGCGATGCGCTGGTGACACCGGAGGTCACGGCCGCGCTGGAATCCGCGACCGACATTCTCGGTTATGCGCCCTATGTTGCGCGTGTGGCGCCGCGGCCGGGACTTAACCTGCATCCCTCCGACAATCGCGAGGAGCTGCAGCGCGCCAGCGAGGCTTTGCGGCTTGCGTCCGAAGGCGGGCAGGTCGTCGTCGTGTCCTCCGGCGATCCCGGCGTGTTCGCGATGGCCTCCGCCGTGTTCGAGGCGCTCGAACAGGCGCCGCAATGGCGGGAGCTGCCGATCCGCGTGCTGCCCGGCATCACCGCGATGCTGGCGGCGGCGGCCCGCGCCGGGGCGCCGCTCGGCCATGATTTTTGCGCGATCAATCTCTCGGACAATCTCAAGCCATGGACGATGATCGAGAAACGGCTGCGCCTTGCCGCAGAAGCCGATTTTTCGATTGCGATGTACAATCCGCGCTCGGCGAGCCGGCCGGAAGGATTTGGCCGCGCGCTCGCGGTGCTGAAGGACGCAGGTTGCGGCGAGCGCCTCGTGATCTTCGCGCGCGCTGTCAGCGCGGCCGACGAGAAGATCGAGACGGTCACGCTGAAGGACGCGACACCAGAGATGGCCGACATGCGCACGCTGGTGATCGTCGGCAATTCGCAGACGCGTCGCGTCGGCCGCTGGGTCTATGCGCCGAGGCGGGTGGAATGACCGAGCCACTGCATCACGTCATTGACGCTCTCAACCCGCCTGCGCCGGGGCAGCTCCGGCCGCGAGATCACGATTACGGGCAGGCCGAGCATGCGGGCCGCGTCGAACTTGGCACGCGCGCCGTCGCCGCCGGAATTGCGGGCGACGATCCAGGCGATGCCGCGCGTACGCATCATCTCCAGTTCGCTATGAAGCGTGAACGGCCCGCGCGATACGATCATTTCGGCCGCAAAGGGCAGGGGCGCTTCGGGCGGATCGACGAAGCGCAGCGTGTAGGCGTGCTGCGGCTTCATCGCAAAGGGCGCGATGTGCTGGCGGCCGATGGCGAGGAACACTTTTGCCGGCGCCTCGGGCAGCGCGGCGACCGCGGCGGCGACATCAGCTATTTCGATCCAGTTGTCGCCGGTCGCCCTCGTCCAGGGCGCGCGCTCCAGCGCGATCAGCGGCGTATCGGTTTCTGCGCAGGCCGCGACCGCATTTCGGCTCATCTCGGCGGCGAACGGATGCGTCGCGTCGATCACATGCGTGATGCGTTCGCTGCGAATGTAATCGGCAAGCCCGCTCACGCCGCCAAAACCGCCGATGCGGGTCGGCAGCGGCTGGTCGGCGGGCGCGCGGGTGCGGCCGCCATAGGAATAGACGGCATCGATGCCCGCGCGCGCGATCTCCGCCGCAAGCAGGCTCGCATCGGCAGTTCCGCCCAGAATGAGGGCGCGTGTCATGGCTGATCCCTGGCTGACCATCATCGGTATCGGCGAAGATGGCCTTGCCGGGCTATCCGAGGCAAGCCGAAAGGCGCTCAATGATGCCGAAACCGTCTTCGGCGGTGAACGACACCTTGCACTTGCCGGCGTGGGCAGCCGCAGCCGTCCATGGCCCGTGCCCTTCGATGCGAATGTCGTGCTGAGCTGTCGCGGCCGTCCAACGGCAGTGCTGGCGTCCGGTGATCCGTTCTGGCATGGCGCTGGCGCAGGCCTCGCCGAAAAGCTCGACGCAGGCGAGTGGATAGCGCACTCGGCGCCGTCGACATTTTCGCTCGCTGCTGCGAGGCTGGGTTGGCATCTGGAAGGGGTGGCCTGTCTCGGTCTGCACGCCGCGCCATTCGAACGCCTCGTGCCGCATCTCGCGCAGGGCGCGCGCATCATCTGCCTCGTGCGCGATGGCAAGGCTGCGGGCGATCTCGCGAAATGGCTGAGCGAGCGCGGCTGGGGCGCCTCGGCATTCTGGACGCTCGCCGCGCTCGGAGGGCCGCGCGAAGGCATCGCAGAGCATCGGGCTGGCGAATTCACAGGTGATGTCACTGCAAACCTGGTCGCCGTGGCAATTGAGGCGAAGGGCGCACAGGGCATTCCCCGCAGCTCGGGCTTACCCGACGATCTGTTTGTCCACGACGGCCAGATCACCAAGCGGCCGGTGCGCGCGCTCGCGCTCTCGGCGCTGGCGGCGCGTCCGGGCGAACGGCTGTGGGACATCGGCGCCGGCTCGGGTTCGATCTCGGTCGAATGGGCGCTGTGCGGCGGGACGGCGATCGCCATCGAGGCGCGCGAGGATCGTGTCGCGAACATCCGCAAGAATGCAGCCGCGTTCGGACTGGCGCATGTGATCAGTGTCGTCTCGGGGAGGGCACCGGAAGCTCTTGCTGGATTGGAAGCGCCAGATGCCGTCTTCATCGGCGGCGGTCTCGATCATGCGATGTTCGATGCGATCTGGTCGCCGCTTGCGCCGGGGACGCGGCTGGTTGCGCACGCGGTGACGCTGGAGACGGACGCGCTGCTCGGCGAGCTGC encodes:
- the cbiT gene encoding precorrin-6Y C5,15-methyltransferase (decarboxylating) subunit CbiT, producing MADPWLTIIGIGEDGLAGLSEASRKALNDAETVFGGERHLALAGVGSRSRPWPVPFDANVVLSCRGRPTAVLASGDPFWHGAGAGLAEKLDAGEWIAHSAPSTFSLAAARLGWHLEGVACLGLHAAPFERLVPHLAQGARIICLVRDGKAAGDLAKWLSERGWGASAFWTLAALGGPREGIAEHRAGEFTGDVTANLVAVAIEAKGAQGIPRSSGLPDDLFVHDGQITKRPVRALALSALAARPGERLWDIGAGSGSISVEWALCGGTAIAIEAREDRVANIRKNAAAFGLAHVISVVSGRAPEALAGLEAPDAVFIGGGLDHAMFDAIWSPLAPGTRLVAHAVTLETDALLGELHQRHGGELMRVEIAHAAPLGRYRSWEAARPVVQWSAVR
- the cobN gene encoding cobaltochelatase subunit CobN, with the translated sequence MHVVFRESRGLEETATPRDIGQDPADLVVLSYSDSDLAAFAAGWRRGQGSLPSLRLANLAELRHPLSVDTYVERTLSQARGILVRLIGGESYWAYGLAALHQLAKDRGIVLAVLPADGRDDTRLDAYSTLPVSTLRRLKVLCDMGGPVAAQAAIAQLALASGLYAGPVIGEMSVPEMGFYDPARGVIAAPVGDEGKPRALVTFYRSYLTAADTGPVDALIAALREKGFDACGVFVTSLKAAGVADWLRAYLAQNPPAAIINATAFSALSDDGTTAFDAASCPAFQVALSTARREDWAESLRGLSPGDLAMHVVLPEVDGRLFTGVVSFKSAAERDPDLQFSHLAHRPDEERVRAVAGRVAAWRRLVEKPAGEKRLALVLSNYPGRPHQIAHAVGLDALASVEALLSDLAEVGFDVAPVHALGETLLKRQLTWRVADYRVALSRLPQVLQDDLAQAWGVPEDDPSCRDGAFHFAAIQCGQSVVAVQPERGDATTRDADYHDLARTPRHAYVAFYLWLRQQACDAVVHMGAHGTLEWLPGKSVALSSRCWPEALVGDLPIIYPFIVNDPGEAAQAKRRIGAVTIGHLPPPLEKSAVPEGLRRLERLLDEYSTADGLDPARRQRLIAAIRDEARAAGLEDDLGLDASAAPAEAIPRIDRFVCDLKESQFGDGLHVFGRGVCGDAERDALRSALAGQRVAPGPSGSPYRGRQDVLPTGRNLFAVDPRAVPTPSAHAQGIRLAEELLRRHLQDHGDWPKGLVVDLWGSATMRTAGEEFAMALHLAGLAPRWDYASGRVTGYDIIAPAELGRPRIDVTLRVSGLFRDVFSGLAQLFEAAAEALATREGEGDENPYRHRASRVFAPRPGQYGVGLSAIPDAFTAETRDAAGEAWLSASSWAFSADGEMQPDRAGIEARLASADAFVHVQDLPETDLLLAADYAAHEAGVAAAAAHLGAAGPSLYHLDTTCPEQPHARTLTEEISRVVRARAANPAWIAGMMRHGFRGAAEITATLEHMAAFAHLAGAVPPHLFDLYYDATLGNDDVRAFMARENPHALAAMETCFARLHDAALWQTRRNSIAAALREAS
- the cobG gene encoding precorrin-3B synthase, whose translation is MSASAVKGWCPGALRPMQSGDGLVVRVRPFGGRLEAPQITGLAELAGQHGNGLIDVTSRANLQIRGVSEQSHRPLLEGLAQLALLDPDADIEARRNIVVMPFWSGGDQTQSLAAELEEALADSGLALPTKFGFAIDDGRSRVLAGDSADIRIERDRSGRLLVRADGASLGRSVARGEAVSTALALASWFLVSGGARSGRGRMAAHIASGAALPQSLRGETEPAPVMAALRPGHYPQGVMVGVAFGQMLHTTLHQFASCGHALRMTPWRMVLSEGKREMPSAAGLITEPFDPALRVIACSGAPRCREAHADTRALAAALAPRIAADARLHVSGCGKGCAHSGAAAITLVATGAGFDLVRDGSTRDEPVLRGLNGADIVSDPSILVGGH
- the cobJ gene encoding precorrin-3B C(17)-methyltransferase, with the translated sequence MTGTLTIAGLGPGSDALVTPEVTAALESATDILGYAPYVARVAPRPGLNLHPSDNREELQRASEALRLASEGGQVVVVSSGDPGVFAMASAVFEALEQAPQWRELPIRVLPGITAMLAAAARAGAPLGHDFCAINLSDNLKPWTMIEKRLRLAAEADFSIAMYNPRSASRPEGFGRALAVLKDAGCGERLVIFARAVSAADEKIETVTLKDATPEMADMRTLVIVGNSQTRRVGRWVYAPRRVE
- a CDS encoding precorrin-2 C(20)-methyltransferase; translation: MGRIICCGLGPGDPDMMSVRADRTVRGAKHVAYFRKKGRPGQARRIVDGMLATDVIEYPMEYPVTTEIAFDSVEYVQLLAGFYDEWAERLARLARAVDVVVLCEGDPYFYGSFMHLHTRLQGRVEIEVIAGIPGMVGCWNGVGQPIALGDDVTTVLMGTLAEDELERRMRDSDALVVMKTGRNLAKVRRALASAGRLDDAWLVERGTMPGERVVRLAEIDGADCPYFAIVLVHGKGRHLDAAE
- a CDS encoding cobalt-precorrin-6A reductase, producing the protein MTRALILGGTADASLLAAEIARAGIDAVYSYGGRTRAPADQPLPTRIGGFGGVSGLADYIRSERITHVIDATHPFAAEMSRNAVAACAETDTPLIALERAPWTRATGDNWIEIADVAAAVAALPEAPAKVFLAIGRQHIAPFAMKPQHAYTLRFVDPPEAPLPFAAEMIVSRGPFTLHSELEMMRTRGIAWIVARNSGGDGARAKFDAARMLGLPVIVISRPELPRRRRVESVNDVMQWLGHSTRLGA
- a CDS encoding precorrin-8X methylmutase yields the protein MPHTYETDGAAIYRQSFATIRAEADLARFSPDEEQVVVRMIHAAGMVGLEAHIRFTPDMATTARAALQKGAPILCDARMVSEGITRARLPAANAVICTLGDAAVPALAQSMRNTRSAAALELWRPHLDGAIVAIGNAPTALFHLLNMLEDRDCPRPAAIIGCPVGFVGAAESKAALMADPPVPALTVEGRLGGSAITVAAVNALASRSE